From Virgibacillus ihumii, the proteins below share one genomic window:
- the guaB gene encoding IMP dehydrogenase: protein MREDKFSKEGLTFDDVLLMPAESEVLPKDVKISTDLSDNIKLKAPFISAGMDTVTEAEMAIAMARQGGLGIIHKNMSIEDQAEQVDKVKRSESGVITNPFFLTPEHQVYDAEHLMGKFRISGVPIVNNIDEQILVGIITNRDLRFVQDYSIPIKEVMTSENVVTAPVGTTLDEAEHLLQQHKIEKLPLVDDNGMLKGLITIKDIEKVIEFPNAAKDSQGRLLAGAAVGVTGDALKRIEKLVDAGVDAIVIDTAHGHSKGVLDQIRLVREAYPELDIIAGNVATAEATKALIEAGTTVVKVGIGPGSICTTRVVAGVGVPQITAVYDCAQAAEEYGAAVIADGGIKYSGDIVKALAAGASAVMLGSLFAGVAESPGETEIFQGRQYKVYRGMGSVGAMKAGSKDRYFQDSEDAKKLVPEGIEGRTAYKGPLADTIHQLAGGLRAGMGYCGTPSINALRHDARFIKISNAGLRESHPHDVQITKEAPNYSF from the coding sequence ATGCGCGAGGATAAGTTTTCCAAAGAAGGGCTGACGTTTGATGATGTATTGCTGATGCCTGCCGAATCTGAGGTTCTTCCAAAGGATGTAAAGATCAGTACAGACTTGTCGGATAATATTAAGTTAAAGGCCCCGTTCATCAGTGCCGGTATGGATACTGTTACGGAAGCGGAAATGGCAATTGCAATGGCGCGACAAGGCGGTTTGGGTATTATTCATAAAAATATGTCGATTGAGGATCAGGCGGAGCAGGTAGACAAGGTTAAGCGTTCCGAAAGTGGGGTTATCACCAATCCTTTCTTTTTAACACCGGAACATCAGGTTTACGATGCAGAACATCTGATGGGAAAATTCCGCATTTCTGGTGTCCCCATCGTCAATAATATCGATGAGCAAATACTCGTAGGCATTATTACAAACCGTGATTTACGTTTTGTACAGGATTACTCTATTCCGATTAAAGAGGTTATGACCAGTGAAAATGTTGTAACTGCTCCTGTTGGTACAACATTGGATGAAGCGGAACACCTGTTACAGCAACACAAAATTGAAAAATTGCCTTTAGTTGATGATAACGGAATGTTAAAAGGTTTAATTACAATTAAGGATATTGAAAAAGTCATCGAATTCCCTAATGCAGCAAAAGATTCGCAGGGCAGATTACTTGCCGGTGCTGCGGTTGGTGTTACCGGTGACGCACTGAAACGTATCGAAAAACTGGTTGATGCCGGTGTTGATGCAATTGTAATCGATACGGCGCATGGGCATTCCAAAGGCGTACTCGATCAAATACGATTGGTTCGGGAAGCGTATCCTGAATTGGATATCATCGCTGGAAATGTTGCAACTGCTGAAGCGACAAAAGCATTGATTGAAGCCGGGACGACAGTAGTAAAAGTCGGCATTGGACCTGGTTCCATCTGTACTACACGTGTTGTTGCCGGTGTCGGGGTCCCGCAGATCACAGCTGTTTATGATTGTGCCCAGGCTGCTGAAGAATATGGTGCAGCTGTGATTGCCGATGGTGGTATCAAATATTCCGGTGATATTGTCAAGGCATTGGCAGCCGGGGCAAGTGCAGTGATGCTTGGCAGTCTGTTTGCAGGTGTAGCAGAGAGCCCCGGGGAAACGGAAATTTTCCAGGGAAGACAATATAAAGTATACCGCGGCATGGGCTCAGTCGGTGCGATGAAAGCAGGTTCAAAAGATCGCTACTTCCAGGATTCAGAGGATGCTAAAAAACTCGTTCCTGAAGGTATTGAAGGAAGAACAGCATACAAAGGACCGCTTGCTGATACAATCCATCAATTAGCCGGTGGACTACGTGCCGGAATGGGTTATTGCG
- a CDS encoding EcsC family protein, with product MTTYDEKAKVELIEWRKKMAKDSTFINQLAKKAQNKINEKIPERAHRVITESIKKMVQATLIGSEYTVRPPQDPPGTLESKEKLVLERKEVYKRTAAAEGAGTGAGGILLGFVDFPLLLSIKMRFLFETAALYGYDVKDYKERLFILHIFQLAFSSDRYREETFRTIENWRQKKEELAEWDWRVFQQEYRDYIDFVKMLQLVPGIGAVIGAYANYNLLDHLGETAMNCYRLRYFLEPGSN from the coding sequence ATGACTACTTATGATGAAAAAGCTAAGGTTGAACTGATTGAATGGCGCAAAAAAATGGCTAAAGATTCAACATTTATCAACCAGCTTGCCAAAAAGGCGCAAAACAAAATTAATGAAAAAATTCCGGAGCGGGCTCATAGGGTAATCACAGAAAGTATCAAGAAAATGGTCCAGGCAACTTTGATTGGTTCGGAGTATACGGTCAGACCGCCGCAGGATCCACCGGGGACACTTGAGTCTAAAGAAAAGCTTGTTTTGGAACGTAAAGAAGTATACAAACGGACGGCTGCTGCTGAGGGCGCCGGAACAGGTGCAGGCGGCATATTGCTTGGGTTTGTTGATTTCCCGCTGCTGCTGTCCATCAAGATGCGTTTTCTGTTTGAAACGGCTGCCCTGTATGGGTATGATGTGAAAGACTATAAGGAACGGTTGTTTATTTTACACATTTTTCAGCTGGCATTCTCCAGTGACCGCTATCGTGAGGAAACCTTCCGAACAATTGAAAATTGGCGGCAAAAAAAAGAAGAACTTGCTGAATGGGATTGGCGGGTTTTTCAGCAGGAGTACCGCGATTATATTGATTTTGTAAAAATGCTTCAGCTGGTGCCGGGAATCGGTGCAGTTATCGGAGCGTATGCCAATTACAATTTATTGGATCATCTTGGTGAAACCGCAATGAATTGCTACCGGCTGCGTTATTTTCTTGAGCCTGGATCCAATTGA
- a CDS encoding YaaC family protein has translation MNKQDISLLFTYLQSQETAFDYLLQCYRRQNQPEAETKSYENASALMHYIDHGRRFLTNARDADILLMPVLLFYGMTHLCKACLLTKRPNYPETTAVLAHGVSTRKRKKKNYTFLQDEVKIQHNGLFPYLAKYLYAVGTFPFEKIRMEQLFSLIPELNQLFTFNHSQKLTAVGKTDSDQMYFPETLLDSYNLTQTAFIKRIKKHVPGLAHVHTVSGYMEMVLSAPVHEASSPFFIDPGAETIYFPHNREHFIALPELLIHYLLLYNLSMVSRYETEWWGELLTSKAEADFPFIRHFLQVTAEKVPFLVGKELLDQLDPGSRK, from the coding sequence ATGAATAAACAAGATATTTCGTTATTATTTACATATTTGCAGTCACAGGAAACGGCATTTGATTATTTGCTGCAATGCTACAGACGACAAAATCAGCCCGAAGCTGAAACGAAGAGTTATGAGAATGCAAGTGCACTGATGCATTACATCGACCATGGCAGACGATTTCTGACAAACGCACGGGATGCGGATATACTGCTGATGCCGGTTTTATTATTTTACGGGATGACTCATTTGTGCAAAGCTTGTCTTTTGACAAAAAGACCGAACTATCCCGAAACAACAGCAGTACTCGCACACGGAGTTTCGACACGAAAACGAAAAAAAAAGAACTATACCTTTTTACAGGATGAAGTCAAAATACAGCACAATGGTTTGTTTCCTTACCTGGCAAAATATTTATACGCCGTCGGGACATTTCCGTTTGAAAAAATCAGGATGGAACAATTATTTTCCCTCATTCCAGAACTGAACCAGCTGTTTACTTTCAACCATTCGCAAAAGTTGACGGCAGTGGGGAAGACAGATTCTGATCAAATGTATTTCCCGGAAACACTCCTTGACAGCTATAACCTGACCCAGACAGCATTCATTAAACGAATTAAAAAGCATGTTCCGGGGCTGGCCCACGTTCATACTGTTTCCGGATATATGGAAATGGTGTTATCAGCACCTGTTCATGAAGCATCCAGTCCTTTTTTTATTGACCCTGGAGCGGAAACTATTTATTTTCCTCATAACAGAGAACATTTCATTGCACTTCCCGAACTGCTGATCCATTATTTGCTGCTGTATAACTTGAGCATGGTCAGCCGCTATGAAACGGAATGGTGGGGGGAATTGCTCACTTCCAAAGCAGAGGCCGATTTCCCGTTTATCCGGCACTTCCTTCAAGTCACTGCTGAGAAAGTGCCATTCCTGGTGGGCAAAGAATTACTGGATCAATTGGATCCAGGCTCAAGAAAATAA
- the gyrA gene encoding DNA gyrase subunit A — protein sequence MADQQRPSVTEINIGKEMRTSFLDYAMSVIVSRALPDVRDGMKPVHRRILYAMNDLGMHSDKAHKKSARIVGEVIGKYHPHGDSAVYEAMVRMAQDFSYRNPLVDGHGNFGSVDGDSAAAMRYTEARMSKISMELLRDISKDTIDYQDNYDGTEQEPLVFPARFPNLLVNGTSGIAVGMATNIPPHNLGETIDAVLAVSRNPEITIDELMENYIHGPDFPTSGEILGRSGIRRAYEKGKGSITIRAKTEIEEHANGKSTIIATELPYQVNKARLIEKIAELVREKRIDGITDLRDESDRTGLRVVIELRRDVNPNVVLNNLYKYTALQTTFGINMLALVAGKPEVLTIKQCLEYYLEHQKEIIKRRTAFELRKAEARAHILEGLRIALDHLDEVIELIRNSKTADIARDGLMERFGLSEKQSQAILDMRLQRLTGLEREKIENEYDDLIKLIDELKAILASEEKVLEIIREELTAIKEKYNDSRRTEIVVGGADFIEDEDLIPVENIVITLTHKGYIKRLPASTYRTQKRGGRGIQGMGTNEDDFVEHLVSTSTHDTILFFTNKGKVYRAKGYEVPEFSRTAKGIPIINLLQIEKDEWINAVISASEFSEDWYLFFTTKHGISKRTQLSQFANIRKGGLIAVGLREGDELISVRMTDGMKDIMIGTRNGYLIRFPEDQVRSMGRTAAGVRGISLRGNDEVISMEILEKGLQVLHVTHKGVGKRTPEDQYRVTNRGGKGIFTCKLSSSDHVAAVKAVTGEEDIMLITVAGVLIRIPVSGISQTGRNTMGVKLIRLHEEEEVATVAKVEPDEDESAHEEADETTESDENET from the coding sequence ATGGCGGATCAACAACGTCCGAGTGTTACGGAAATAAATATAGGTAAGGAAATGCGCACATCGTTCCTGGATTATGCAATGAGTGTCATTGTATCTCGTGCCCTGCCGGATGTTCGGGATGGAATGAAACCGGTGCATCGCAGAATTTTATATGCCATGAATGATCTGGGAATGCATTCAGATAAGGCACATAAAAAGTCTGCGCGTATTGTCGGGGAAGTTATCGGTAAATATCACCCGCATGGCGACTCAGCTGTGTATGAAGCAATGGTCCGGATGGCACAGGATTTCAGCTACCGGAACCCGCTTGTTGACGGGCATGGGAATTTTGGTTCCGTCGACGGTGATTCAGCAGCGGCAATGCGTTATACCGAAGCCCGCATGTCAAAAATTTCAATGGAACTTTTGCGTGATATCAGCAAGGATACGATTGACTATCAGGATAACTATGATGGTACAGAACAGGAACCGCTTGTATTCCCTGCCCGTTTTCCAAACTTGCTTGTTAATGGAACGTCCGGAATTGCGGTAGGAATGGCCACCAATATTCCGCCACATAACCTGGGAGAAACAATTGATGCCGTTTTGGCCGTCAGCCGCAATCCGGAAATCACCATTGATGAACTGATGGAAAATTACATACATGGTCCGGATTTCCCTACATCAGGTGAAATTCTTGGGAGGAGCGGTATCCGAAGGGCGTATGAAAAAGGAAAAGGATCGATTACCATTCGGGCAAAAACTGAAATTGAGGAACATGCGAATGGTAAATCAACGATTATCGCGACCGAACTGCCATATCAGGTAAATAAGGCAAGACTGATTGAAAAAATAGCTGAGCTTGTCCGAGAGAAGCGAATAGATGGCATTACCGATCTCCGGGATGAGTCCGACCGTACCGGACTCCGTGTTGTTATCGAACTTCGCCGCGATGTGAATCCAAATGTTGTTCTGAATAACTTATACAAATATACGGCACTGCAAACCACTTTTGGTATCAATATGCTGGCGCTTGTGGCCGGCAAGCCAGAAGTTTTGACCATTAAACAATGTCTGGAATACTATCTTGAGCACCAAAAAGAAATTATCAAAAGACGGACAGCTTTCGAATTACGTAAAGCCGAGGCCCGTGCACATATTCTGGAAGGCTTACGTATTGCACTTGATCACCTTGATGAGGTAATTGAGTTAATCCGTAATTCCAAGACTGCGGATATTGCGCGTGATGGTCTGATGGAACGGTTCGGACTGTCAGAGAAACAATCACAGGCAATCCTGGATATGCGATTGCAGCGATTAACGGGTCTCGAACGGGAAAAAATTGAAAATGAATACGACGACCTGATTAAACTGATTGACGAATTGAAAGCCATTTTGGCCAGCGAAGAAAAAGTTCTGGAAATAATCCGGGAAGAACTGACAGCGATTAAAGAAAAATATAATGATTCCCGTCGGACTGAAATTGTTGTAGGCGGTGCTGACTTCATTGAGGATGAAGATTTGATTCCGGTTGAGAACATCGTTATAACACTCACCCATAAAGGATATATAAAACGCCTGCCAGCCTCCACATATCGCACCCAAAAACGCGGGGGCCGCGGTATTCAGGGAATGGGGACAAACGAAGATGACTTTGTTGAACATCTCGTATCGACATCGACTCACGATACGATTCTTTTCTTTACAAACAAAGGGAAAGTTTATCGTGCGAAAGGATATGAGGTTCCAGAATTCAGTAGGACGGCAAAAGGGATTCCAATCATTAATCTGCTTCAGATTGAAAAAGATGAATGGATTAACGCCGTTATTTCGGCAAGTGAATTCAGTGAAGATTGGTATTTGTTCTTTACGACCAAACACGGAATTTCCAAACGTACGCAACTGTCTCAGTTTGCCAACATCCGAAAAGGCGGTCTGATTGCGGTAGGACTTCGTGAGGGAGATGAACTGATTTCCGTTCGCATGACTGACGGTATGAAAGATATTATGATTGGTACGAGAAACGGTTATTTGATTCGTTTTCCGGAAGATCAGGTCCGTTCCATGGGAAGAACCGCAGCAGGTGTGCGCGGTATTTCACTAAGGGGTAATGATGAAGTTATTTCCATGGAAATATTGGAGAAAGGTCTGCAGGTGCTTCATGTCACTCATAAAGGTGTTGGTAAACGTACGCCTGAGGATCAATATCGGGTTACCAACCGTGGCGGTAAAGGTATTTTCACCTGTAAACTTTCAAGTTCGGACCATGTAGCTGCAGTTAAAGCTGTAACAGGCGAAGAAGATATTATGCTGATTACCGTTGCCGGTGTGCTAATACGTATCCCGGTTTCAGGAATTTCCCAAACCGGCAGAAATACGATGGGCGTCAAACTTATACGGCTGCATGAAGAAGAAGAAGTTGCGACAGTAGCAAAAGTTGAACCGGATGAAGATGAATCTGCGCATGAGGAAGCAGATGAAACAACAGAATCAGATGAAAATGAAACGTAA